DNA sequence from the Pithys albifrons albifrons isolate INPA30051 chromosome 24, PitAlb_v1, whole genome shotgun sequence genome:
TGCCTCAGgacagccctgctgtccccactgtgGCCACATTTAAATGGAAGGGTCTTCCTACAAGCCCAGtccaggcagcacagaggcCCTGGGTCCAACATGAACGTCCCACACCAGCACAGTCCTTGTGCACCACTGGCCCCAGTGACACTCCTGTGTCCTCTCTCCACAGACATGCCACCGCTGCTGCCGATGGACCTCAAAGGGGAGCCAGGACCGCCAGGGAAGCCCGGCCCACGTGGACCCCCCGGACCCCCCGGCTACCCAGGAAAACCAGGCACGGGGAAGCCAGGAATGCAtggccagcctggccctgctgggccTCCTGGCTTCTCGGGCATTGGGAAACCCGGCATCCCAGGACTCCCTGGAAAGGCGGGTATGAAAGGGATGCCCGGAGCCAAGGGCGAGCCTGGCATGCGAGGGGAGCAAGGGCCAAGAGGACTTCCCggccccccagggctgcccgGGCCAGCTGGACTCTCTGTCAACGGGAAGCCGGGTCCCCAGGGCGGCCCTGGACTGCCTGGCTTTCGGGGCGAGCCTGGCCCAAAAGGAGAGCCAGGTCCCCGCGGAGAGCGAGGGATGAAGGGTGAAAACGGTGTGGGGAAGCCGGGATTGCCGGGGCCCAGGGGGAACGGGGGCCCTCCTGGCCCCGCAGGGCCCCCTGGGCCTGTTGGCGTTGGGAAGCCTGGCCTTGATGGGCTGCCGGGAGCACCGGGGGACAAGGGGGACATGGGCCCTCCCGGTGGGCCCGGTGTCACCGGGGAGCCCGGTCCTGTGGGGCCACGGGGACCCCCTGGGATCGATGGGATCGGGGTCCCGGGCGCTGCAGGGGTGCCAGGGATACAAGGACCAATGGGACCCAAGGGAGAGCCTGGAATCCGCGGGCTCCCGGGTCTGCCAGGCCCCACGGGTTATGGGAAACCGGGTTTGCCTGGCCTGAAAGGAGACCGCGGGCAGCCCGGGGCGCAGGGAGCCATCGGCGATAAGGGGGAACCAGGCATTGATGGGGAGCCGGGCGAGCCGGGCCCTGCTGGCATCATCGGCCCACCGGGCCCGCCGGGGTCCATGGGGATGCCGGGCAAGCATGGGCTGCCCGGATCCAAGGGGGACGTGGGGCCAAGTGGGCCCCCAGGGATGCCGGGGATACGTGGCGACCAGGGCCCGAATGGCTTTGCTGGGAAGCCAGGAGTGCCAGGAGAAAGGGGTCTGCCCGGCTCGGTGGGACCCCCCGGGCCAACGGGCCCCAAAGGAGAGCCAGGGTTCATCGGCCTGCCAGGGGTGCCTGGATTAACAGGTGGCCCCGGGCC
Encoded proteins:
- the COL8A2 gene encoding collagen alpha-2(VIII) chain isoform X2, coding for MVPDAVELLVTMVMMVMVIGPRSAAGGGVGGYAQVKYMQPMVKGPLGPPFREGKGQYLDMPPLLPMDLKGEPGPPGKPGPRGPPGPPGYPGKPGTGKPGMHGQPGPAGPPGFSGIGKPGIPGLPGKAGMKGMPGAKGEPGMRGEQGPRGLPGPPGLPGPAGLSVNGKPGPQGGPGLPGFRGEPGPKGEPGPRGERGMKGENGVGKPGLPGPRGNGGPPGPAGPPGPVGVGKPGLDGLPGAPGDKGDMGPPGGPGVTGEPGPVGPRGPPGIDGIGVPGAAGVPGIQGPMGPKGEPGIRGLPGLPGPTGYGKPGLPGLKGDRGQPGAQGAIGDKGEPGIDGEPGEPGPAGIIGPPGPPGSMGMPGKHGLPGSKGDVGPSGPPGMPGIRGDQGPNGFAGKPGVPGERGLPGSVGPPGPTGPKGEPGFIGLPGVPGLTGGPGPKGDGGIPGQPGLRGPSGIPGLQGPAGPMGPQGLPGLKGEPGLPGVPGEGKTGEPGMAGPIGPPGMPGTPGLNGPPGPPGPPGPPGAPGVLDETGIAGLHLPDGGVEGAVLGNGKPGKPQYGRGELAARIAPAFTAILTSPFPASGMPVKFDRTLYNGHNGYNPVTGIFTCPVSGIYYFAYHVHVKGTNVWVALYKNNVPATYTYDEYKKGYLDQASGSAVLELKENDQVWVQMPSDQANGLYSTEYIHSSFSGFLLCPT
- the COL8A2 gene encoding collagen alpha-2(VIII) chain isoform X1 — its product is MGAAQAGCFPARTRSRGSRSRMVPDAVELLVTMVMMVMVIGPRSAAGGGVGGYAQVKYMQPMVKGPLGPPFREGKGQYLDMPPLLPMDLKGEPGPPGKPGPRGPPGPPGYPGKPGTGKPGMHGQPGPAGPPGFSGIGKPGIPGLPGKAGMKGMPGAKGEPGMRGEQGPRGLPGPPGLPGPAGLSVNGKPGPQGGPGLPGFRGEPGPKGEPGPRGERGMKGENGVGKPGLPGPRGNGGPPGPAGPPGPVGVGKPGLDGLPGAPGDKGDMGPPGGPGVTGEPGPVGPRGPPGIDGIGVPGAAGVPGIQGPMGPKGEPGIRGLPGLPGPTGYGKPGLPGLKGDRGQPGAQGAIGDKGEPGIDGEPGEPGPAGIIGPPGPPGSMGMPGKHGLPGSKGDVGPSGPPGMPGIRGDQGPNGFAGKPGVPGERGLPGSVGPPGPTGPKGEPGFIGLPGVPGLTGGPGPKGDGGIPGQPGLRGPSGIPGLQGPAGPMGPQGLPGLKGEPGLPGVPGEGKTGEPGMAGPIGPPGMPGTPGLNGPPGPPGPPGPPGAPGVLDETGIAGLHLPDGGVEGAVLGNGKPGKPQYGRGELAARIAPAFTAILTSPFPASGMPVKFDRTLYNGHNGYNPVTGIFTCPVSGIYYFAYHVHVKGTNVWVALYKNNVPATYTYDEYKKGYLDQASGSAVLELKENDQVWVQMPSDQANGLYSTEYIHSSFSGFLLCPT